From the genome of Armatimonadota bacterium, one region includes:
- a CDS encoding epimerase, with amino-acid sequence MRILVTGGAGFIGSHIVEKLVGLGHEVIVLDDLSTGREENIAHLQDSVTFIKGSITARALLSRLMEGVQVVFHQAALGSVPRSVEDPATTHEVNITGTFNVLLAARDAGVKRVVYAASSSAYGDTPTLPKVETMLPNPLSPYAVSKLVGEYYCQVFTRVYGLETVSLRYFNVFGPRQNPHSQYAAVIPKFITAALKGEPLTVFGDGEQSRDFTYIDNVVQANLLAMESPHAVGKVYNVACGGRYTLNELIRQLETIFGRKLEVQYLPPRAGDVKHSEASIAEAQRDLGYRVLVSFEEGLRRTVQWYREQI; translated from the coding sequence TTGCGTATTCTGGTCACCGGCGGGGCGGGCTTCATCGGCTCGCACATCGTGGAAAAACTGGTAGGTCTGGGGCACGAGGTCATCGTGCTGGATGACCTCTCCACCGGGCGCGAGGAGAACATCGCGCATCTTCAGGACAGCGTCACTTTCATCAAGGGTTCTATTACTGCTCGCGCGCTGTTGAGCCGGTTGATGGAGGGAGTGCAGGTGGTGTTCCATCAAGCCGCGCTGGGTTCGGTGCCGCGCTCGGTGGAGGACCCCGCCACCACGCATGAGGTGAACATCACAGGCACTTTCAACGTGTTGCTGGCAGCACGGGACGCTGGCGTGAAGCGAGTGGTTTATGCAGCTTCCTCTTCCGCATATGGCGACACGCCCACCCTGCCCAAAGTGGAGACGATGTTGCCTAACCCGCTGTCGCCCTACGCGGTAAGCAAGCTGGTGGGCGAATACTACTGCCAGGTGTTCACGCGCGTGTATGGGTTAGAGACAGTAAGCCTGCGCTACTTCAATGTGTTCGGACCGCGCCAGAACCCGCATTCGCAGTACGCCGCGGTGATACCGAAGTTCATCACCGCAGCGCTCAAAGGCGAGCCGTTGACCGTGTTCGGCGATGGGGAGCAGTCGCGCGATTTCACCTACATCGACAACGTGGTGCAGGCGAACCTGCTGGCGATGGAGTCGCCCCATGCGGTGGGCAAGGTGTATAACGTAGCGTGTGGTGGTCGCTACACGCTGAACGAGCTCATCCGCCAGCTGGAGACGATCTTTGGGCGCAAGCTGGAGGTACAGTATCTGCCTCCGCGCGCGGGCGACGTGAAGCACTCCGAAGCGTCCATCGCCGAGGCACAGAGGGACCTGGGATACCGGGTATTGGTGTCGTTTGAAGAGGGATTGAGGCGCACGGTGCAGTGGTACAGGGAGCAGATTTGA